The following is a genomic window from Petrotoga sp. 9PW.55.5.1.
AACTTAAAGGGTATAAGAATTCCCTTGTTGACTTTCATTATAATAGGGGTCACCATTTTCTCTCTTTTGATTTTGGTATGGATTGTTTATCGTACTAAACCAGGAATGGCTATGAGGGCAGTATCAAAAGATGTTACAGCTTCAAAATTAATGGGAATAAACACTGATAGAACCGTGTCTCAAGCATTTATGTTGGGTTCAGCTTTAGCCGCAGTTGGAGGGATTTTATGGGCGATGAAATATCCTCAAATCTATCCTTATACAGGGATGATGCCAGGTTTAAAAGCTTTTATTGCAGCAGTAGTAGGAGGTATAGGAAGCATCCCTGGAGCAATGTTAGGGGGCCTTATTTTAGGAATTTCAGAAATAATGATAGTTGCATTTCTCCCAACAATGGCAGGTTATAGAGATGCTATAGCTTATATAATTTTAATATTAATACTTTTAGTGAAGCCAAATGGAATCTTAGGTGTTGAAATAGGAGAGAAGGTGTAATTTTGGAAAAAACATTATCTTTTAAATCAAAGTTCATTATGACAATTTTGTTTATTTTGTTTATTTTTTTATTATTACTGTTGGCCAATAATAAAGCCAGTGGTTACGTGGTATTGATTTTGAATCTTATGGCTATTAATATCATTTTTGCGGTTAGTCTCACTTTTATTAACGGTATTACTGGAATTTTTTCTTTAGGGCACGTCGGTTTCATTGCAATAGGAGCCTACGTATCATCTATTTTAACGCTTTCTCCAGCTCAAAAAGAAATGAGTTTTTTAATTAAACCTCTTATATACCCATTGAATGTAATTCAGATACCTTTTTTACCGTCAATAATTATAGCTGGACTTGTTGCAGCGGCTTTTGGATATTTAGTTGCTGCTCCTTCACTTAGATTGATTGGAGATTATCTGGCAATTGCTACATTAGGGTTGGGAGAAGTAGTAAGAGTTGTGGCAAATAATACATGGGCGATTACAAACGGAGCACTAGGTTTGAAAAGTATTCCCCAATACACAAACTTATGGTGGACTTGGGGATTTGCCTTACTAACGGTTGTTTTCATATCGAGTTTAATTAATAGCAGTTATGGAAGAGCATTAAAAGCGATAAGAGAAGACTCTGTAGCTGCTAAATCAATGGGGATAAACGTTTTTTCTCATCAAGTGGTTACCTTTGTCATTGGTTCTTTCTTTGCAGGGATAGGTGGGGCATTGTGGGCACATCTTATTACAACTATTGATCCGAAATCTTTTATGTTTGCGAAAACTTTTGAAATATTGATAATGGTAGTTATAGGAGGACTAGGAAGTATAAGTGGTGCAATAATTGGTGCATCACTGTATACTGTAGGTTTAGAGTTTCTTAGGGTTTTAGAAGAACCAATGAGGATTGGGCCTATTTATATACCAGGCATACCTGGAATGCGAATGGTAGTTTTGTCATTAATTTTGATAATTATAATGTTATTCTGGCGAAGAGGTATTATGGGAAGAAATGAGATAACTTGGGAAGGAATACATAAACTTATACAAAAAATAAAGAAAAAATAAAGAAATTATTATTTAATTCTTGTTTTAACGTTTTATCTACTGGGAGGACAATTTATGAATAATTCAAAAGACTCTAATAATATATTGGAATTAGACAGTGTAACTAAAAAATTTGGTGGATTAATAGCAGTAAATAATTTTAATGGATGTTTAAAAAAAGGAGAGCTATTAGGTTTGATTGGTCCTAATGGGGCTGGGAAGACAACGCTTTTCAATTTAATTACAGGGCTATATACCCCAGAAGAAGGGGAAATAAAGTTGAAAAACACTGTAATTAATACAAAAAAACCTCACGAAGTTACACAATTAGGTATAGCAAGAACTTTTCAAAATATTCGTTTGTTTCAGGATATGACAGTTTTAGAAAATGTGTTGGTATCCCAACATCTCAGATTTAAAAGTTGGATTTGGTTATTAAAAAGTGTATTCAAAACTCCAGATGTTCTGAAAGTGGAAAAAGAAATGCAAAAAAAAGCCTGGGATATTTTAGATGAAGTTGGTTTAGCCATATATGCTAACGATAAAGCAAACTCTTTACCTTATGGTTTACAAAGAAAGTTGGAAATTGCAAGGGCTTTGGCCACAGGAGCTGAATTATTATTGCTAGATGAACCTGCAGCAGGGATGAATCCTAATGAAACTAGTGAATTAATGGAATTTATAAAGCATATTAAGGATCAATTTCAGCTTTCTATACTTATAATTGAACATGATATGAAGGTTATCATGGGAATATGCGAAAGAATTTATGTGTTAGATTATGGTAAAAAAATAGCTGAAGGAAACCCTGAAGAAATTCAAAAAAATCCTCAAGTTATAAAAGCTTATCTGGGTGAGGAGTTGTTTGTATGAACGCTGAAAATACAAATATAATAATGAAAATAATGGACATGGATGTACATTATGGAGCAATTCATGCAGTAAAAGGTATAAGCATGGAGATTAAA
Proteins encoded in this region:
- a CDS encoding ABC transporter ATP-binding protein; this encodes MNNSKDSNNILELDSVTKKFGGLIAVNNFNGCLKKGELLGLIGPNGAGKTTLFNLITGLYTPEEGEIKLKNTVINTKKPHEVTQLGIARTFQNIRLFQDMTVLENVLVSQHLRFKSWIWLLKSVFKTPDVLKVEKEMQKKAWDILDEVGLAIYANDKANSLPYGLQRKLEIARALATGAELLLLDEPAAGMNPNETSELMEFIKHIKDQFQLSILIIEHDMKVIMGICERIYVLDYGKKIAEGNPEEIQKNPQVIKAYLGEELFV
- a CDS encoding branched-chain amino acid ABC transporter permease: MTIQMFFQHLANAISLGGIYSLIAIGYTMVYGILNLINFAHGDIFTYSMYFAFYAVTLFLFPWWASFILAIVLTALLGAAIERVAYRPLRKANAPKISGLITAIGISFFLQNFAVVVFGGRAKSFNPQIGVYPTQFAQVINLKGIRIPLLTFIIIGVTIFSLLILVWIVYRTKPGMAMRAVSKDVTASKLMGINTDRTVSQAFMLGSALAAVGGILWAMKYPQIYPYTGMMPGLKAFIAAVVGGIGSIPGAMLGGLILGISEIMIVAFLPTMAGYRDAIAYIILILILLVKPNGILGVEIGEKV
- a CDS encoding branched-chain amino acid ABC transporter permease: MEKTLSFKSKFIMTILFILFIFLLLLLANNKASGYVVLILNLMAINIIFAVSLTFINGITGIFSLGHVGFIAIGAYVSSILTLSPAQKEMSFLIKPLIYPLNVIQIPFLPSIIIAGLVAAAFGYLVAAPSLRLIGDYLAIATLGLGEVVRVVANNTWAITNGALGLKSIPQYTNLWWTWGFALLTVVFISSLINSSYGRALKAIREDSVAAKSMGINVFSHQVVTFVIGSFFAGIGGALWAHLITTIDPKSFMFAKTFEILIMVVIGGLGSISGAIIGASLYTVGLEFLRVLEEPMRIGPIYIPGIPGMRMVVLSLILIIIMLFWRRGIMGRNEITWEGIHKLIQKIKKK